The following are encoded together in the Sinorhizobium terangae genome:
- a CDS encoding amino acid ABC transporter permease, with protein sequence MYEFNFTPVLASFDQLLVGAWLTVRLSCAAMLIGLVVSIICAWGKTSGPKIVRTVIDGYIEIIRNTPFLVQIFFIYFGMPSLGLRLSPNSAALLALVVNFGAYGTEIIRAGIESIHKGQVEAGWALGLSRAQIFRYIIMKPALRTVYPALTSQFIYLMLNTSVVSVISADDLAAAGNDLQSATFASFEVYITVTLIYLALSVGFSALFYAIEKMAFKYPLSR encoded by the coding sequence ATGTACGAGTTCAATTTCACGCCCGTGCTGGCGTCCTTCGACCAGTTGCTGGTCGGCGCCTGGCTGACCGTTCGCCTGTCATGCGCCGCCATGCTGATCGGCCTTGTCGTCTCCATCATTTGCGCCTGGGGAAAGACGTCCGGGCCGAAGATCGTCCGCACCGTGATCGATGGCTACATTGAGATCATCCGCAACACGCCCTTCCTCGTGCAGATCTTCTTCATCTACTTCGGCATGCCATCGCTTGGCCTGAGGCTGTCTCCGAACAGCGCGGCGCTCCTGGCGCTTGTTGTCAATTTCGGTGCCTATGGCACGGAGATCATTCGCGCCGGCATCGAATCGATCCACAAGGGCCAGGTGGAGGCGGGGTGGGCTCTCGGACTGTCGAGGGCGCAGATCTTTCGCTACATCATCATGAAGCCGGCACTGCGCACCGTCTACCCTGCGCTTACCAGCCAGTTCATCTACCTGATGCTGAATACCAGCGTCGTGTCCGTGATCTCGGCGGACGACCTGGCTGCAGCCGGAAACGACCTCCAATCCGCGACCTTTGCGAGTTTCGAGGTCTATATCACGGTCACCCTGATCTATCTCGCTTTGTCGGTCGGCTTCTCCGCGCTGTTTTACGCGATCGAGAAAATGGCCTTCAAATATCCGCTCAGCCGCTAG
- a CDS encoding amino acid ABC transporter permease, producing the protein MIRVFGWNEFLIIVVAAQWTIALSAIAFAGGSIGGLLMALMRVSEVRAFRRLATGFIRLFQGTPLLMQLFLVYFGMNIFGFAINPWIAAAVALALHASAFLGEIWRGCIEAVPKGQREAATALGLRYYHSMRHVILPQAVRIAVAPTVGFMVQLIKGTSLASIIGFTELTRQGQIINNATFSPFLVFGTVATIYFLLCWPLSLVARRMETRFSRATAR; encoded by the coding sequence ATGATCAGAGTCTTCGGCTGGAACGAGTTCCTCATCATTGTTGTGGCGGCGCAATGGACGATCGCGCTTTCGGCAATCGCCTTTGCCGGCGGCAGCATCGGCGGACTGTTGATGGCGTTGATGCGCGTGTCCGAAGTGCGGGCTTTCCGTCGCCTCGCCACCGGGTTCATCCGCCTCTTCCAGGGTACGCCGCTGCTGATGCAGCTTTTCCTGGTGTACTTTGGCATGAATATCTTCGGCTTTGCGATCAACCCGTGGATTGCTGCGGCTGTTGCGCTTGCGCTCCACGCCAGCGCCTTTCTCGGCGAAATCTGGCGCGGCTGCATCGAGGCCGTGCCGAAGGGGCAGCGCGAGGCCGCGACGGCGCTTGGCCTGCGCTATTACCATTCCATGCGCCACGTGATCCTGCCCCAGGCGGTCCGCATCGCAGTCGCGCCGACGGTCGGCTTCATGGTCCAGCTGATCAAGGGCACGTCGCTCGCCTCGATCATCGGCTTCACCGAACTGACCCGGCAAGGGCAGATCATTAACAATGCGACGTTCAGCCCATTCCTCGTCTTCGGGACGGTGGCCACTATCTATTTCCTCTTGTGCTGGCCGCTGTCGCTGGTCGCACGCCGAATGGAAACCCGTTTTTCCCGCGCAACGGCACGTTGA
- a CDS encoding transporter substrate-binding domain-containing protein, with amino-acid sequence MNISRRMAMSVLGAALLAGFVSPAAAQTVEAIKSAGTVKVGMLVDFPPFGIMDASNNPDGYDADVAKLLAKELGVEVTIVPVTGPNRIPYLQSNQVDLLVASLGITEERAKNVDFSQPYAGISIGVFGAQDLAVAKPEDLAGKTIGVARASTQDTAVTRIAPQDANIQRFDDDASAVQALLSGQVELIGVSNVVAQQIEAAAPGRFNQKLVLNQQVQGIAVRKGSSEMLTFVNTFLDKVKADGQLNAIHEKWLGSPLPEFVTKAK; translated from the coding sequence ATGAATATTTCGAGACGCATGGCAATGTCAGTTCTTGGCGCTGCACTTCTTGCCGGTTTCGTGTCCCCCGCCGCCGCGCAGACGGTGGAGGCGATCAAGTCGGCCGGAACGGTCAAGGTCGGGATGCTGGTCGATTTTCCGCCATTCGGAATCATGGACGCGAGCAACAACCCAGATGGCTATGACGCCGATGTCGCCAAATTGCTTGCCAAGGAGCTCGGCGTCGAGGTGACGATCGTGCCCGTGACGGGCCCGAACCGCATCCCCTATCTGCAAAGCAACCAGGTTGACCTGCTCGTCGCTTCGCTGGGCATCACCGAAGAGCGCGCCAAGAACGTCGACTTCTCCCAGCCTTACGCCGGCATCTCGATCGGCGTGTTCGGTGCCCAGGATCTGGCTGTCGCAAAACCGGAAGATCTGGCCGGCAAGACGATCGGCGTGGCGCGCGCCAGCACGCAGGACACGGCGGTCACCAGGATCGCCCCGCAGGACGCCAACATCCAGCGTTTTGACGACGACGCCAGTGCGGTGCAGGCCTTGCTTTCCGGCCAGGTCGAACTGATCGGCGTGTCCAACGTCGTCGCCCAGCAGATCGAGGCGGCCGCTCCCGGGCGGTTCAACCAGAAGCTTGTACTGAACCAGCAGGTTCAGGGCATCGCCGTCCGCAAGGGATCGAGCGAGATGCTCACCTTCGTCAACACCTTCCTCGACAAGGTCAAGGCTGACGGACAGCTCAATGCCATCCACGAAAAATGGCTTGGTTCTCCCCTGCCGGAATTCGTGACCAAAGCGAAATAA
- a CDS encoding amino acid ABC transporter ATP-binding protein, with protein MNMVSEIASAPGSRGASDPAVRMEDVNKWYGSFHALKNVNLTVGRGERIVICGPSGSGKSTMIRCINQLETIHSGKIVVDGHDLTAGGKNVDLIRQETGMVFQQFNLFPHMTVLENCTLAPMKVRGITKAEAEETAMKFLRRVRIPEQAAKYPAQLSGGQQQRVAIARALCMNPKIMLFDEPTSALDPEMVKEVLDTMVDLANEGMTMLCVTHEMGFARSVADRVVFMDRGEILEVATPDTFFSAPQHERTRFFLGQIS; from the coding sequence ATGAACATGGTAAGCGAAATCGCCTCCGCCCCCGGGTCGCGCGGGGCTTCTGATCCGGCCGTGCGCATGGAGGACGTCAACAAGTGGTATGGGTCCTTTCATGCCCTGAAGAACGTCAACCTGACCGTTGGTCGGGGTGAACGGATCGTTATTTGCGGGCCTTCGGGCTCCGGCAAGTCGACGATGATCCGCTGCATCAACCAGCTCGAGACCATTCATTCGGGCAAGATCGTCGTCGACGGTCACGACCTGACCGCCGGTGGAAAGAATGTCGACCTGATCCGTCAGGAGACCGGCATGGTCTTCCAACAGTTCAACCTGTTCCCCCACATGACGGTGCTTGAGAACTGCACGCTCGCGCCGATGAAAGTGCGCGGCATCACGAAAGCCGAGGCCGAGGAGACCGCCATGAAGTTTCTTCGGCGCGTGCGTATCCCCGAGCAGGCGGCGAAATATCCTGCGCAGCTTTCGGGCGGACAGCAGCAGCGCGTGGCGATCGCGCGTGCGCTGTGCATGAATCCGAAGATCATGCTTTTCGACGAGCCGACCTCGGCGCTCGATCCGGAAATGGTCAAGGAGGTCCTCGACACCATGGTCGATCTCGCGAATGAAGGCATGACCATGCTGTGCGTGACTCACGAGATGGGCTTCGCGCGAAGCGTCGCCGACCGTGTCGTCTTCATGGACCGCGGCGAGATCCTGGAAGTGGCGACGCCCGATACTTTCTTCAGTGCCCCGCAACACGAGCGCACACGATTCTTCCTCGGCCAGATTTCCTGA
- a CDS encoding 2-hydroxyacid dehydrogenase yields MMPPIMEELHRDYTVHRLYEAADRPALEAALRSIRAVATGGGTGLSNDWIEKLPSLGIIAINGVGTDKVDLAYARSRDIDVTTTPGVLTDDVADLGIALMLAVLRRLGDGDRLVREGRWASGEQLPLGHSPKGKRIGVLGLGQIGRALALRAEAFGMSVRYWNRSRLTDVEWVAHESPADLARDSDVLAVCVAASAATKNIVDASVLEALGPQGIVVNVARGSVVDEDALIEALRSGTIAGAGLDVFVNEPKIRSEFHSTPNTVLMPHQGSATVETRLAMGRLVLANLAAHFAGQKSPNVAN; encoded by the coding sequence ATGATGCCGCCCATCATGGAGGAGCTTCACCGGGACTACACGGTTCACAGGCTCTACGAGGCCGCCGACCGGCCGGCGCTCGAAGCGGCACTCCGGTCGATCCGCGCGGTTGCGACCGGCGGCGGCACGGGCCTTTCCAATGACTGGATTGAGAAGCTTCCCTCACTCGGGATCATCGCGATCAACGGGGTCGGCACGGACAAGGTGGATCTTGCTTATGCGCGCAGCCGCGACATCGATGTGACGACGACACCGGGCGTGCTCACGGACGATGTCGCGGATCTCGGTATCGCGCTCATGCTTGCGGTCCTGCGCCGGCTCGGCGACGGCGACAGGCTGGTGCGGGAAGGCCGCTGGGCATCGGGCGAACAATTGCCGCTCGGCCATAGCCCGAAGGGCAAGCGGATTGGCGTTCTCGGTCTCGGTCAGATCGGGCGTGCATTGGCGCTTCGCGCCGAGGCCTTCGGCATGTCGGTGCGTTACTGGAACCGGTCCAGGCTGACCGACGTCGAGTGGGTGGCCCATGAAAGCCCAGCCGATCTCGCCCGCGACAGCGACGTGCTCGCCGTCTGCGTGGCGGCGAGTGCGGCAACAAAGAACATCGTCGACGCCTCCGTGCTTGAAGCACTTGGCCCGCAGGGCATCGTGGTCAATGTCGCGCGCGGCAGCGTGGTCGACGAGGACGCCTTGATCGAGGCGCTGAGGTCCGGAACGATCGCGGGTGCGGGGCTCGACGTCTTCGTCAACGAGCCGAAGATCCGCAGTGAATTCCATTCGACGCCGAATACCGTGCTCATGCCGCATCAGGGCAGTGCGACGGTCGAGACGCGGCTGGCCATGGGGAGACTCGTGCTCGCCAATCTCGCCGCCCATTTCGCCGGCCAGAAATCGCCGAACGTCGCCAACTGA
- a CDS encoding EthD family reductase has product MIIRQALFEGVIHPGREEAFRAYIAEKLMPLWQAFPGVREVRVLHAVERDEGATPFAMVLSTAYDDREALARALESPVRYESRELTKGLLEMFEGHIHHHVFELDGR; this is encoded by the coding sequence ATGATCATTCGACAGGCCCTGTTCGAGGGCGTGATCCATCCCGGTCGGGAAGAAGCATTCCGCGCCTATATCGCAGAGAAGCTGATGCCGCTTTGGCAGGCCTTTCCGGGCGTCCGGGAAGTCCGGGTTCTCCATGCCGTGGAGCGCGACGAAGGGGCGACGCCGTTCGCGATGGTTCTTTCCACCGCCTATGACGACCGCGAGGCGCTGGCGCGGGCGCTTGAATCACCTGTGCGCTACGAAAGCCGCGAATTGACGAAGGGCCTGCTCGAGATGTTCGAAGGGCACATCCATCATCACGTGTTCGAGCTTGACGGTCGCTAG